From Apilactobacillus bombintestini:
TTCTTAGTAGGTAGTAATGGACGCATGAAGAATAGTCCTGCAATAATAACTACCGCAACGATAGGAATAATCATTCCGAATAAGTCACGCCATGAGTAGTTAATTAAGATCCAACCGGATAAAGTAGGTCCAATAGCTGGTGCTAAACCAACTACGATTCCGGATAGACCCATGGCTGCCCCACGTTTTTCAGGTGGGAAAATAGTAAGCATGATAGTTTGTAGTAAAGGCATAGTTACCCCTACTCCTAATGCTTGGATTAAACGACCTGCCAATAAGGTACCAAAGTTAGGTGCCATAAATGACATAATGGTCCCGATTTCAAAAACTGTCATGGCACCTAGGTAAAGCCATTTAGTGTTAACTCGACTAGATAGCCATGCACTGACTGGAATTGCTACCCCATTTACCATCATAAATCCAGAAGTTAACCATTGTACTGTTGGAGTATCAATGGAGAAAGCTTTCATTAATGTAGGAAATGCAGTAGACAAAATTGTTTGGTTAAGAATAGTACAGAATGTCCCTACTAATAGTAGAACTACTAGCATGGTTTTGTTATATTTCTTACCGTTCATATCTACATTCATATGCTTGTCCCCTTTTCTTTTATAATTTTCTCTATAAATTTCGACTGTGATAAATATACTCTTAGTATTATTCTTTGTCAACGTATTTGACAAGGTTATTAAATAATATATAATTATTATTGATAATTTAATACGTATCGATGATAATTTAACAAAAGTAATTTAATAAAAGAGGTGTGATTTATGTCTAATGAGCACATAGAAAAATATAGTAAAGATGAAATATCCGAGTACTCTAAACGTATTCAAAAGTCCATGAAAAACACTAATTTATCTATTGGAATTGGTGCATTATCAAGAACTTGTAACGTACCACAAAGTAAAATTAGATACTGGCAACAAAAAGGATATATCACTTGTAAAAATAAGGATAAAAATACCAATTATCGTTACCCACTCAGCACACTTTATAAAGTAGAATTGATAAAATCGTTCCTAGATTCCGGCTACACGTTAGCTAAGTCCGCTGAAAAGGCATCCTTTATTGATGACACAGGTGAGTTACTTCATAAGTTAATATATGAGCGTTTTGAATCACTAGACGTAATTGATGGAAATGCTTCTATTGATATGGGTCCTATCGAAGATGATCCCAATAAACATATTCATTTCGTAAATAATGATGGAAAAATGGAAGCCAGAATCATTCAACACAAATCATAATATTAGATATAAGTACAATTTATTGGTTAAAAAGGATTTCTGCATAAGAAATCCTTTTTAATTACCAATATTGAGACAACCTATTTTGATATATTAATTTTTTTAATCTATAATTGTTTATAAGGATACTTAAGCAATTATTCAGGTATCAAATTATCAATATTATATAATGATATAAAACATATTTCCTAAGGAGGAAAATATATACAATGTGGTTTTTAAACATAATTAACGACTTTATTATTGGATACCCCATTGTTGTATCTGCCATCTGGATTGTAGGTGCAATTTTTGAATCCATATATCGTCGCTCCGAAAAGTTTGCAAAGGTTAGTGGTGACGACTTAGTTTCTATTTTGGTGCCTGCGCACAACGAAAAAGACACTTTAGAAGATGCTATTAAAGCCATTTCAAAGGTAGATTATTCCAACTTTGAAGTTATCCTAGTGGATGACAAAAGTAGTGATAATACCCTAGAGTTAATGTATAAACTTCAAAAAGAATATGCTGATCAATTCAAAATTAAGATAGTTCCTATCGAGCATAATCAAGGAAAAGCAAATGCTATGAATGAAGGATTTGCTGTTTCTGAAGGTAAATATATCCTAGGAATGGATGCTGACTCACTACTAGATAAAAATTCCGTTAAAGAATTACTAAAGACTCTAAAATCCAATGATAAATTGGGTGCTGTGGCTGGTAAGCCAGTAGTAAGAAACCGTACTACTGTACTGGGACGCCTTCAATTACTAGAATACATTGGTGTTATCGATATTATTAAGAAAGCTCAATCTTTCTTATATGGTCGTATCAATACCGTTTCTGGTGTTATCGTTGGTTTCCGTCGTGAAGCACTAGAAGATGTAGGTGGTTGGCATACTGATGTTATCACCGAAGATATCGATATTACTTGGCGTCTATACCGTAAAGGCTGGCAAGTAAGTTACCAACCAACCATGATTTGCTGGATCTTAGTTCCTGAAAAGACTAAGAACTTAATTAAGCAACGTCGTCGTTGGGCTCGTGGTGGTATGGAAGTTATTGCTAAGAACCATGATTTATTACTACACAGTACAATTACCCAAAAAGCCCTACTATATGAAACTATCATTAGTAGTATTTGGGCCGTTTTAACTGCTTTAAGTACTATTTCTTATTTCTTCAATTTATTCCTAATTCATGAAATTCAATTAGATGGTGATGTTTTACTAATCCTTATCTTAGTAAGTATTTTCCAATTCTGTATTGGTTTCTACGGTTCTCACGAATCAGCATTACTAGATTTTGTGGATTTATTATTGATTCCAGCTTACATCGTATACTACTGGATGATTAACCTGGTTTCATGTATCTTAGCTCTAGTATCATTCTTCTTAGATCCTGACAACGTAGGTACATGGAGCAGTCCTGACCGGGGGTTAAATAATTATGAAAAAAAGAAATTTGGATGATTACGATTTATTCGTTATCAGAAAGAAAAGCACATTTTTAAGAAAGCTAATGCATTTTGTATTATTCTCACTCTTATGGATTTATGTAATATTCGTATTAGTAACTAATTTAGCCTTCTTATTAGGCTATTACAGCGATGATTTCGTTAGTTTTTATCTATTATTAAACCTAAATTATATTTTATATATCAAGATTATAGTAGCTATTATTATTTTAATTGTGTTAACTTCAATCTACTCAATCTTTAGATTGAAACAATTACGGAGGTTAAACAAACATGTCGACCAAAAGTAGAAGATTTTCAAGAAAGCAACGTAAAATTATCGTAGTTATCTTTGCAATTATTATTGTTATTTTAATGTCCTTTACTATTCACAAATCTATCCAATACGATAAAGGTAGCAGCGAATACTATGGACTATCTAAGCAAGAAGAAAAAAGCAAAAATGGTATTTTAGTTTTCTGTTACCACCGAATTTTGAAAGACAATTTTGGAGTTAATGTTTCAAGAACCCTATCTACTAACTCACAATTACATGATTTCAACGTTCCTGCCAATGAATTTAAAGATCAAATGAAATTCCTACACGACCATCACATTAAAGTGGTTTCCAGTGCAGAAATGGTTAAAATGACTAATTCTAAGAAACCTATTCGTGGTAAATACGCTGTATTGACTTTCGATGATATTGATAGAACTACTATCGATAACGCCATTCCAACTATGAAAAAGTATAAATTCCCATTTACTACTTTCATCATTACTGGAAACACTGGTAGATATCGTGAAGGTACTCAATTAGCTACTTGGAAACAAATTCAAGGAGCTCGTCAAGAAGCTGGTAATTTAATGACTGTTGGTTTACATACTAATAATATGCATTACCTAACATCATCACTAATTCCTATCTTTAACTTACCTCACAATTACCACCGTTTCACTCGTGACTTTGCTAAATCACGTGTAGTATTGAAGAAACACACCGGAATTTATGGTGAAGAATTCGCCTACCCTTACGGTGGTGGAACTGATCGTATTTCTAACTTCTTGAGACACCAACACCTAGGTTGGGTTGGTACTCTAGATAGTGGTGTAGTTTACAATCACGGTAATGGTAAACATTCTGATTTAATCTATACTCCACGTATGATTATTAACAACAATAGTTGGCCAAGTATTCATAAATGGTTTACTAATAAATAAAAAAGACGCTCATATGCAAATATGGGCGTTTTTTAGTACATAAAAAGACCTACTGTATAAACAGTAGGCCTTTTGTTTAAAGTCTTAAATTAATCGTCTAATTTAGTTTTGTTAACTACTTCAAGTTTGTCATTGAAATCGTAAACAACTGGTTCACCAGTCTTCATTTCTAAATCCATGATGTCATCATCAGAGATTCTTTCAATGTACTTACTTAAAGCACGTAGTGAGTTACCGTGGGCAGCAATTAAAACGTTCTTGCCATCTAATAATTTAGGAGCAATTTGGTCAGCCCATAGAGGCATTACACGTTCTAGAGTAACCTTTAGGTTTTCACCACCAGGGATTAAGTTAGGATCTAAGTCCTTGTAACGACGATCGTTAACAGCTGAACCTTCATCATCAGCACTCAATAATGGAGGTAGAGTGTCGTATGAACGACGCCAAATGTGTACTTGTTCGTCTCCGTACTTTTCAGCAGTTTCCTTCTTGTTTAGACCTTGTAGACGACCGTAATGACGTTCGTTTAATCTCCAAGTCTTAGTTTCTGGAACCCATAGTTGGTCGGATTCTTCTAGTGCGTAGTGTAAAGTCTTGATAGCACGAGTTAATACTGAAGTGTATGCATAGTCAAATTCTAGACCTGCCTTCTTAATTAACTTACCAGCTTCTTTAGCTTCTTCAACACCCTTGTCACTTAAATCAACGTCTTCCCAACCAGTGAATTGGTTTGAAAGGTTCCATTGACTTTGTCCGTGACGAATCAATACAAGTTTTGCCATAGGTTAAAACCCCTTTCTGTTTCTTAAATTAACAATATAATTCTACACCAAAATAGAAAATTTTACATCCTATTTCCTAATTCTCTTGAGATTTATCTTCTTTTTTAGTTTTAATCCCTTTTTACTTTCACCTTTTACACCAATGATTTCTAGGAAGAAAGCCAAGATAGGTACAGAAACGATTAAGCCCCATGCACCAAATACTTCTTCACCGATCAATAAAGCGCAGAAAGTGTAGAAAATAGGCAATTCAGTTCTAGAAGACATTAATTTTGGATTCAAAATGTAAGCTTCTAGGAAGTGGACAATCATAATCATAATAACTAAGTATATGATGTAGCGAATGCCCCCTACTGAGTATCCTACAATAGATAATGGCACTAGTGAAATAATTACCCCTGCTACTGGAACTAAACTTAAGAAGAATACCATAATGGATAAAATTACTAATTGTGGCATACCTAAAATAGCCATGATGATAGTAGTAAATATAGTATTGAAAATAGCAATTAGAAATTGTGCTTCTAACACTACCCCGAAAGTCTTAGTAAAAGTCTTAGCAAAGTAATATACATCTTGGAAGAACCAAGAGAATTTAGAAGTTAAGAAGCGTTTACTAAATTCTGCCATTGATTTTTCTTCCAAAGTAAAGAAGAAACTCAAAATTAATGACATAAAGAAAGTTAATCCCATTTGACCAATACTTTGAATATAGTCAAATAACAATGAGAAACTGCCCTTTACTTCAGACAAGAAATTGGAACGGTGAATAAATTCGGTAATCATTGATTGAATTCTTTCATCACCGACAAAATTATCTGGATCATTGTAGAAAGCTACAATGTGTTTAGAAGTCATGATAGCTTGATCATAAATTACAGGTGAGTAAATGGCAATCACAGCCACCACTGCTGCTATAAATATCAAATAAGTTATTATAACTAATAACGGTGCGGGGATCTTAATGTATCTTCGTACAAAAAGAACCCACTTAGTTACTAACAAAGAAAAAATGAAAGTTAGTAACAACATGCTTATCATATCGCGCATTAAAAATAGCACGAAAATGATAAATATTAATACACACCAACGTCTCAAATCCACGTTGGCAACGAATTTATCCCACCATTTCATACAGACACCTCGAAAAAAATTTTGTACGTCCATTATAACATTTAACTACATAAAATTAATTAAATTTATCGGTGGTATATACTTACAAAAAGTACCCTTAAAAGTGTATACTAGTATGGTGGTTAATATTATAGAAAGGACTGTTCTAATGTTTGAAAAAACCTTTTTTAAAACATTTTTTAAACACGGATTCGACGAACCCATTAAAGTAAATTACTGGGACGGCAAATCTGAACAATATGGTGATGGCGAACCTAAGGCAGTTATCACTATGAAAGAACCAATTCCAATTAAAGATATTCGAAAGAATGCTTCAATTGCATTGGGTGAAGCATACATGGACGGAAAAATCGAAGTTGAAGGTAGCATGGAAGACTTAATCGTTGCTGCATACCGTAAATCAACTAGTTTTATCCGTGATCACAAATACATTAACTTTTTGCCAAAGCAAAACCATAATGAATCTACTAGTAAGAAAGATATCCAAAGTCACTATGACATTGGTAATGATTTCTACAAGATTTGGTTAGATAAGACCATGACTTACTCATGTGCTTACTTTGACGACACTGATGATTTGTACGAAGCACAAGTTAAAAAAGTGCATCACATTATCAAAAAATTAAACCCTCAACCAGGTCGTACCCTTCTAGATATCGGTTGTGGTTGGGGTACTTTAATGCTTACTGCTGCTAAGGAATACGACCTTAAAGTAGTTGGTGTTACTCTAAGTCAAGAACAATGCGATTACGTAAACTCACAAATTGAAAAACTTGGTTTACAAGACAAAGCTGAAGTTCGTTTACAAGACTACCGTGATTTAGATGAACAATTTGATTACATCACTTCTGTAGGTATGTTCGAACACGTAGGTAAAGAAAACCTAGACGAATACTTCGGTTGCGTTGCCAAATACTTAAAAGAACATGGTGTGGCTTTAATCCACGGTATCACAAGACAACAAGGTGGTGCCTTCAACGGTTGGATTAACAAGTACATCTTCCCAGGTGGCTACGTTCCAGGTATGACTGAAAACCTAGACCACATTGTTGATAACGGTCTACAAATTAGTGACTTAGAATCACTAAGAAGACATTACCAACGTACTTTGGAACACTGGGACAAGAACTTCAACGATCATATCGATGAAGTTAAAGAAGTTATGGGTGATGACGAACGCTTCTTAAGAATGTGGGACTTATACCTAAAGACTTGTGCCGGTTCATTCAAAGCTGGAAATATCGATGTTATGCAATACTTACTATCTAAGGGACCTTCTGGACAAGAACTACCTATGACACGTGATTACATGTATAAAGAAGATAAATAATTAAGATAAATTAAAAGAGCTAATCGAAATTCGATTAGCTCTTTTTTTATTGTCTTTTTATTAATGTTTATTTTTATTTTATAGAAATACTGCTAATAGCATAACTGAGGCTAAGCCCAGGATTACTGAAATTGCCATGGAACGTGTCCAATACGCAATCAAAAATACTAATAAAGCAGCAATTAATTCTGGAGCTTTTCCAGAAATTGACAAAGTATATGATGATGTAATACACAAATCCTTTACTACTAGTGAAGTAAATAAAGCAATTGGAATGTATCCCATCCATTCATTAAACCACTTAGGAATTTTTCTGGTTCTAAAAAATGATAATGGCACAAATCTTGGGATAAAGGCCACGATGAAACATAATATTATAAGAAAAAAATGTTGTGTTGAATTCCACTCCATAGAAAATCTCCTACTCCGTTTCTTCTTCGAATTTATCTTGTGGTGTTCCCGCAGGGTTCTTAAACAAGCGTAACAAACGATTCTTCTTGTAGCGCTTGTAGTGGCTGCGGATCCAGGATTCTATAAAGAAACCTACAAAAGAAGCTAATAATGTTGAAACTACTAAACCTAGTGTTGACTTCATTAATAACATGAAGACAATTGCTAGTCCAATAGTTAGCAAGATAATTAATACCTTCAATAATGACTTCATTTGCATTACCACCATGTAGATAAATAACGCAGTTAAGGCAAAGTGAACCACTGTCAAATTAATAGAAATGGATGAACCTACTAGACTTCCAATTACTGTACTAATAGTCCATACCACTAACGCGTAATGTTCAATTTGTAATGCGTCTTCTGGTGTAAACTTCTTATCAGTAGAAAGTTTCAAATAGTTTACCGCATAAGTTTCATCATTCAATGAAAGTGCAAAAACTACCGTAAACCAAAATGATTTTCCTTGTAAATACTTAGAAATACTTGAACCTAATAATGCATATCTTAGTTCCAAGAAGAATAACATAATTACAATTGAAAGTAATGGTGAATTAATTGTTAGCATGGAAGCTATCAAAAATTGTGCACCACCTGAGAAAACCACTAGTGAAACTAATGCTGTCAATAAGGTGTTAAAACCTGCTGCATGTAACAAAATTCCACACGCAATTCCAATGGGAACGTAACTAATGTTCAAAGGCATGGCTGTCTTTACATTAGTCAGCCAACGCGGTTCATTTGGATTTGGTATTTGCTTTGTCAAATAATATTCCCCCGTTTAAAAACCATAGGTATCATTTTTACGCTATCTTGTAATTTAGCCTAATGAAAAATTAAACTGCATACACATTATAACGCAAAATAGTTTCAATAATCTAACTTAATTTACAATATTTTAAATAGTAATCATATGAACACTGTTATAATAACAATTCTCAACAAAAATAGATAGCCTTATTTATGTTGCAAGAATGCATTCAAATATTGTTGACTTAATTTATAAGAACGTTGGCCATTGTATCCAGAATCTGCAACTCCCCAAATACAAATAGCAGCGCTTATTTCCCTTTTACCATGATATGCATCGGAAAAATTATTATCATCCCACACATGCGAATTCCACTTTTTCAATGCTTGCTTCCAATAGCTACGAGAATCAGCGGTATACATTTTCTTATTATTAATTACATATAAATAATAGAAATCACAATTGATAACGTTAAAGCCCTTCTTTACCAATTGAGGTAAGGTAGCACGTAAACGAATCATTTCACGACGATCATGTTGATTACTAATTTCACCATTTCTACTCCAGTAGAAAACTAAAATATTCTTGTGAATTTTAGAAATAACTCGTTTGTGAAAACCATCATTCCAGGCAGATAACTTCTTACCATGTTTGTTAACATAACTGTCCATGGCATTAAGATACTTAGCAAAGGTTTTTTCTTGGCTCTTAGTATCTACTGATAATTCATCAGTTCCGATACCAATATGCATCCCCTTGCTCAACAAAGGAAGGTATTCCGACAAAATACGTTTGGATAATGCTAAAGTATGTGCACTTCCGTACTTCATTTCATGATAACCGCCCTTTTGTACTACTTGGCGTTTTATATGACGACCCTTTTTAGAATAACTTAACAAGCGTAGAACACTTTCGTCATGTCCAGGTAAATCAATTTCGGGTATTAATTCAATATGTCGTTGTTTGGCATAACGGATCAATTCTTTTAATTGATTTTTACTTAGAAAGGCTTTCTTAGTCTTTTTGTTATAGTAAATGCCATGCTTTTTTACGGCCTTACGGGTAGTTTGGCCTAAGTAAGCATTTTCTACACCAAAGCGTTCGTTATCAGTTAAATGTAAATTCAAAAAACTAGCATGGTGTTTAGACAAAGTTCGAATATATTTTTTAATCAAATCAGGAGAATAAAAGGTTCGAGCACTATCGAGTGTCATCCCTTTTCTTCCCGTCTTAACACTTGCTGAAGCGGTCGTACCAAAAAGTCCGGTACTACATAGCAATAAAGCAATACTTAATATACATATCCATTTTCGTTTCATATGTCGTTCCCCCGAGTATTATTCACCTTATATTCTATCACGAAAGTATAATTTATAGGACAAAAAAGAGCCGTCATGACGCTGACGACTCCATTTAATTAAAATAGATTAAGAATTTTATGCCAAATCCGTGCAAAGAAGTTAATAGATTTAACATTTTGATTAGATTTTAAACTTACTGTGTTATTTACACCGGGTAGATAAGAAATTCCCATTACTTTTCCGGTGGCAATTACATCTTCATCAGTAAATGGTGCTTCTACTCCATGATTTCCTTGATAATTCTTAGTAGGTTTTACATCTACGATATTAAACATTTGTTTTTTAGTTAGCCAAACGTTAGTATTTTTCGCGATGCTTAAATCCACATGTTTACGTTTACCGTCGGCTACATTAATCATGCCATTGTTAAAACCGTTGGTAATACCATTTAGATAAGCACCCTTAGGTAAAGCAAAGTAGTGATACTTAGCAAATACATATTTCATTAACTTTCTAGTTTGGATAAAACGATTAGGATCATATTGACCTTTATTAGGCACTCCCATCACTACGGTAATAATACGACGACCATTTTTCACCGCTGTACCGGTAAAACAAGCCTTAGCAGTGTCGGAAGTCCCTGTCTTTAGTCCATCTACCATAATGTCAGGTAATGCTTGGCTACGGCCTTTAATCATCCAATTCCAATTTAGCATAGTAGTTTTTTCAAACTTAGTAGTATTAGCTGACGTACTCTTTAAAATATCAGGATATAGTTGCAATATCTTCATAGCTAATAGTGCCATGTCACGAGCTGATAATTTATTTTCGGCATCATAAGGCGCATCTTTGAAACCTAATGCCCCCACTTCGCCGTTAGTTAATCCACAAGCAGTATAAATAGTGGCATCTTTAATGCCTAAATCTCGTGCTTGATGTCTCATCATTAACGCAAATTTTTGAGTACTGCCGTGGGCTAAACCATATCCTAATGCCATAGTGGCGGCATTTTCTGAATATACGGCTGCTTGATATAACTGACGGATGGTGTAGTAATGACCTAATTTCAACTTAACGTTAGCATAGTCTTTATCCACACTTAATTTATGTAAATCACGATTGATTTTTACTTTATCGTTCCAGTGTGCTTGACCATTATGAATCATATGCAAGGTTACGTATAAAGTTAATAGCTTACTCATAGAAGCTACTGGCAAGGCCTTATTAATATTTTTAGCATATAATAATTGGCCCGTCTTATAATCAATCGCCAACGCGGACTTAGCATCCAATTGCAAAGGCTTATTGCTCTTCAATAATTTTTGCGTGTCTTTATCTAACTTTTTACTACGCGCGATTTCTTCGGTTTTATCTTGGCTAGCTTGTACGTTGGGCACCGTACTAGTAGCGATTCCTAATAACATAACTAAACTAACTATCACTAAAGATAACTTAAGGGACAGCTTATTTGGCATTTTTACATCTCCTAATGTTTTCCCTGTGCGGGTATTAATTTATTTTCTTGTTGAATGGGTAAATGCAAACTAAAAGTGGTTAATTTATCATTAGAAGATACTTCACAGTATCCGCCATGTAACTTAACAATTTCATTTACAATCGCTAAACCCAAGCCCGTTCCACTAGTGGACTTGTTGCGAGAATTTTCTACACGATAAAAACGATCAAAAACGTGATCTAGTGATGCTTCAGGAATTTTTTCTCCGTCATTGGCCACCTTAATCACTAATTCTTTAGGGTTAATTTGTTTGCCTTCTAAATAAAGATTTTCCCCGTCTTTACCGTATTTCAAAGCATTAGTTAATAAGTTACCAATAGCTCTGGCTAATTCATCGGGATTAGCTTCAATTTCTAAATGCGTAAAATTGGTAGTGGTATGCAACTTCATCTCATGCTCATTAGCTAATAAATCATATTCAGCAGATAATTGATCGAGCATCGATTGCATTTCAACTTTACGTACCTGTGAAGGCTTACGATTACTTTCGGTTAACTTAGTATATTCAAATAATGAATCGGCTAAATCCTTCATTTGTTTAGCTTTAAAATAAGCGATGTGTACGTATTTATATAAATCATCCGTAGAGTTAAATTGATGATTCTCAATCAATCCTAAATAACCAATAATCGAAGTTAATGGTGTACGGATATCATGCGAAACATTCGAAATTAATTCGTCCTTAGAACGCTTCGTCTTTAATTCTTCGGACATAGAATGAATTACGTTTTCTACTAAAATGTTAATACTATCAACAATCTTTCGTTCATCCCCTTGAAAACGATAAGGGATTTGATGATCAAAATGACCATCAGCTATATAGTACAACTCGGCGATAATGCGTTGTTGTTGAATATGACGATAATGCATATACAAACGAATGTACAAGAAAAACATATCTAACGCAGCAATGGTCACAATGAAAACATTGCTCCAGTTCCATAATTGTTCATTATTACCTGCTAAAATTGAATGACCAATATGAATTAATTCATGTTGCCAATCCGGATGAGTAGCGTAATAAACTTCAATTACGTAAAATACTAAAAAGTTCACTAATAGGATGAAAAGACTGGTTAACACCGCATCCATTAGTAAACTAATTTTTTCTTTATGCGTTAAGGTCATGGCTTTATTCTTGGTTTTCATTGACACGATATCCTACTCCCCAAACTGTTTCGATTACCGTTCTACCGTTAGTAGCTGCTTCTAATTTATCTCGTAAGTGACTAACGTGCACCATTACTGTTTTGGCAGAAATGATACTTTCTTGGCGCCAAACACTTTCGAAGATTTCGTTCGCTGAGTATACCCTGCCGGGGTGACTAGCTAGCAAATATAAAATACCGAACTCGATAGCAGTTAATGCGATGTTTTCGCCTTCACTATTCTTTACTTCATGGGCTTCACGATTAATCGTTAAAGTCCCTACATGAATAATTTCGGGTTCTTTTACTAATACGTTATCGGAATATCTACGTAATACCGAACGCATTCTAGCGACTACTTCTAAGGGGTTAAA
This genomic window contains:
- a CDS encoding SAM-dependent methyltransferase, with amino-acid sequence MFEKTFFKTFFKHGFDEPIKVNYWDGKSEQYGDGEPKAVITMKEPIPIKDIRKNASIALGEAYMDGKIEVEGSMEDLIVAAYRKSTSFIRDHKYINFLPKQNHNESTSKKDIQSHYDIGNDFYKIWLDKTMTYSCAYFDDTDDLYEAQVKKVHHIIKKLNPQPGRTLLDIGCGWGTLMLTAAKEYDLKVVGVTLSQEQCDYVNSQIEKLGLQDKAEVRLQDYRDLDEQFDYITSVGMFEHVGKENLDEYFGCVAKYLKEHGVALIHGITRQQGGAFNGWINKYIFPGGYVPGMTENLDHIVDNGLQISDLESLRRHYQRTLEHWDKNFNDHIDEVKEVMGDDERFLRMWDLYLKTCAGSFKAGNIDVMQYLLSKGPSGQELPMTRDYMYKEDK
- a CDS encoding polysaccharide deacetylase family protein, whose product is MSTKSRRFSRKQRKIIVVIFAIIIVILMSFTIHKSIQYDKGSSEYYGLSKQEEKSKNGILVFCYHRILKDNFGVNVSRTLSTNSQLHDFNVPANEFKDQMKFLHDHHIKVVSSAEMVKMTNSKKPIRGKYAVLTFDDIDRTTIDNAIPTMKKYKFPFTTFIITGNTGRYREGTQLATWKQIQGARQEAGNLMTVGLHTNNMHYLTSSLIPIFNLPHNYHRFTRDFAKSRVVLKKHTGIYGEEFAYPYGGGTDRISNFLRHQHLGWVGTLDSGVVYNHGNGKHSDLIYTPRMIINNNSWPSIHKWFTNK
- a CDS encoding MerR family transcriptional regulator encodes the protein MSNEHIEKYSKDEISEYSKRIQKSMKNTNLSIGIGALSRTCNVPQSKIRYWQQKGYITCKNKDKNTNYRYPLSTLYKVELIKSFLDSGYTLAKSAEKASFIDDTGELLHKLIYERFESLDVIDGNASIDMGPIEDDPNKHIHFVNNDGKMEARIIQHKS
- a CDS encoding AI-2E family transporter; the protein is MKWWDKFVANVDLRRWCVLIFIIFVLFLMRDMISMLLLTFIFSLLVTKWVLFVRRYIKIPAPLLVIITYLIFIAAVVAVIAIYSPVIYDQAIMTSKHIVAFYNDPDNFVGDERIQSMITEFIHRSNFLSEVKGSFSLLFDYIQSIGQMGLTFFMSLILSFFFTLEEKSMAEFSKRFLTSKFSWFFQDVYYFAKTFTKTFGVVLEAQFLIAIFNTIFTTIIMAILGMPQLVILSIMVFFLSLVPVAGVIISLVPLSIVGYSVGGIRYIIYLVIMIMIVHFLEAYILNPKLMSSRTELPIFYTFCALLIGEEVFGAWGLIVSVPILAFFLEIIGVKGESKKGLKLKKKINLKRIRK
- a CDS encoding 2,3-diphosphoglycerate-dependent phosphoglycerate mutase; protein product: MAKLVLIRHGQSQWNLSNQFTGWEDVDLSDKGVEEAKEAGKLIKKAGLEFDYAYTSVLTRAIKTLHYALEESDQLWVPETKTWRLNERHYGRLQGLNKKETAEKYGDEQVHIWRRSYDTLPPLLSADDEGSAVNDRRYKDLDPNLIPGGENLKVTLERVMPLWADQIAPKLLDGKNVLIAAHGNSLRALSKYIERISDDDIMDLEMKTGEPVVYDFNDKLEVVNKTKLDD
- a CDS encoding AzlD domain-containing protein; translation: MEWNSTQHFFLIILCFIVAFIPRFVPLSFFRTRKIPKWFNEWMGYIPIALFTSLVVKDLCITSSYTLSISGKAPELIAALLVFLIAYWTRSMAISVILGLASVMLLAVFL
- a CDS encoding family 20 glycosylhydrolase, which codes for MKRKWICILSIALLLCSTGLFGTTASASVKTGRKGMTLDSARTFYSPDLIKKYIRTLSKHHASFLNLHLTDNERFGVENAYLGQTTRKAVKKHGIYYNKKTKKAFLSKNQLKELIRYAKQRHIELIPEIDLPGHDESVLRLLSYSKKGRHIKRQVVQKGGYHEMKYGSAHTLALSKRILSEYLPLLSKGMHIGIGTDELSVDTKSQEKTFAKYLNAMDSYVNKHGKKLSAWNDGFHKRVISKIHKNILVFYWSRNGEISNQHDRREMIRLRATLPQLVKKGFNVINCDFYYLYVINNKKMYTADSRSYWKQALKKWNSHVWDDNNFSDAYHGKREISAAICIWGVADSGYNGQRSYKLSQQYLNAFLQHK
- a CDS encoding AzlC family ABC transporter permease; the encoded protein is MPLNISYVPIGIACGILLHAAGFNTLLTALVSLVVFSGGAQFLIASMLTINSPLLSIVIMLFFLELRYALLGSSISKYLQGKSFWFTVVFALSLNDETYAVNYLKLSTDKKFTPEDALQIEHYALVVWTISTVIGSLVGSSISINLTVVHFALTALFIYMVVMQMKSLLKVLIILLTIGLAIVFMLLMKSTLGLVVSTLLASFVGFFIESWIRSHYKRYKKNRLLRLFKNPAGTPQDKFEEETE
- a CDS encoding glycosyltransferase — translated: MWFLNIINDFIIGYPIVVSAIWIVGAIFESIYRRSEKFAKVSGDDLVSILVPAHNEKDTLEDAIKAISKVDYSNFEVILVDDKSSDNTLELMYKLQKEYADQFKIKIVPIEHNQGKANAMNEGFAVSEGKYILGMDADSLLDKNSVKELLKTLKSNDKLGAVAGKPVVRNRTTVLGRLQLLEYIGVIDIIKKAQSFLYGRINTVSGVIVGFRREALEDVGGWHTDVITEDIDITWRLYRKGWQVSYQPTMICWILVPEKTKNLIKQRRRWARGGMEVIAKNHDLLLHSTITQKALLYETIISSIWAVLTALSTISYFFNLFLIHEIQLDGDVLLILILVSIFQFCIGFYGSHESALLDFVDLLLIPAYIVYYWMINLVSCILALVSFFLDPDNVGTWSSPDRGLNNYEKKKFG